Within Wyeomyia smithii strain HCP4-BCI-WySm-NY-G18 chromosome 2, ASM2978416v1, whole genome shotgun sequence, the genomic segment TTACTATGATGAAACTAGCAATAATATTCGAGATAGAATGGCTGCTTTTTGtattgaaaatacaaaaaaaaaaaaactgcaaaaccTTTTAGAGCACAGCATTTTTTATCAATCCGAGTTTGTGAAACAATCGTGTTCCGATGTCACATTCTTTCCAGAAAATTTATATAAAGCGATGACGTCGATAAAAACAGTTCGAAACTACTTTAGGCACTTATCTCTGATGAATGTCTGTAAAAAAGTTAGGCATAAAACGCCAACATACCCAGTAGTGAAAAAGTGCTGTGTTGTGAAAGACTCTATTATTTACCGTCCAGAAGTCTTTTTAATACGTAATTTTTCTGAATGTCTTATCATTGCGTTGGTTTTGTGCATTTATCAATCTCACTACTTCTCTTTTGTTATTTAAGGCGGCACACCAATCCTGCCGGATCCGATTGGCATCGGAGCCAGCACGAGCATCGAACGGAAGAAGCATAGCTCGATTAGTAGTAATTCCGGCGGAGTAACGGCATCGCCCGCGCTTGGAATATCTATGTTGACTGGGGCTGCGTCCGGATCGAATGGAGCTGCAGCATCCGGAAGTGGCAATAGTTCTGGAGGACCAGCGGGAACGGTAGGAGCAGGAGTTTTCCGTCACCAGCAGCACAATGGTACCTCGTCGAATTCCGTCACTTCTGGTGGCGGTGGAGGTGGCGGAGGAGGAGGTACCGGCGGGAATGGTGGAAACGGTGGTAATGGTGGTGGCAACGGTCAAGATCAGTACACTAATAAAGCCAAACAGGAAGTATACGTGATACAGCGGATACAGGAACTTCAAAAGGAAGGCCTGTGGAGCGAAAAGCGTCTGCCCAAGGTGCAAGAGCCACAGAGGCCGAAAGCACATTGGGATTATCTGTTGGAGGAAATGGTTTGGTTAGCTGCTGACTTTGCCCAGGAACGCAAATGGAAAAAAGCCGCTGCGAAAAAGTGCGCCAGAATGATTCAGAAGCACTTCCAAGATAGAGCTATGGCTGCCCAAAAGGCTGAAAAAGCCCAAGAGCTACAGCTAAGGCGAATTGCTGCGTTTGTTgctaaagaaataaaaatattttggaCAAATGTCGAGAAACTGGTTGAGTACAAACAGCAAACCAAACTGGATGAGAAACGCAAAAAAGCTCTCGATCAGCAGCTCAGTTTCATAGTGGATCAAACCGAAAAGTACTCTCAACAGCTGGTGGAAGGCATGAACAAAACCCCTGCTGTTACGGACCGCGGCACAAGCAAAGCGAACAGTTTGAACTCAAGCCGAATATCTTCACCTCAGCCGAAGAATAACTCTGACGAAGAGTTTCGGCCTGATAGTGAGAACTCGGATGACGATGAAGAAACTATTGCAAAAGCTGAAGCGGAAGCGGTGGAAACAAACGAGGAGGTGGCAGCCTTACAAAAAGAATCAGAGATGGACTTGGACGATTTCCTCAAAAATCTTCCCAAGGATTATTTGCAGAATCGTGATAAAATCATACTTTCTGTGAGTATCGAgttcggaaaaaaaatattaacaatATTTAATGTTCTGAATATTTTCTTGTATTCTAGGAACCAGCTGACAGTGAAAAAGAGAGCGATGATAACGATAAGGACTTTTCTGCTGACGAAGATAGCATCGATGACGAGGATACTATTATGGAACAGGAAAAGCAGGAAAAGAATGAGGACCACAAAAAAGAAATTGACGAACTGAACGTAAGTTCCTAATGATACGAAGTgtctttttttattcatttattcgttCATCATTTCCAGGCCGAAAATGAAATGAGTATAGAGGAGTTGATGGCTAAATATAAACGATTGCCAGAGCAAAAGATGGAGGTCGATTCCGATGACTCGGAATCCGCACAAGATTCGGAATCTGTTACCACCGAAGAGGAATCGGATGAAGATGAACATTCGTCGTCCGACGAGAATATGGCAACCGAGGAGCAAAAAGACGACGAAGATGTTGGATTGAAAAATTTACTGGACGATGAAATGGCCAACAAAAGTCAAAGTGAAAAGGATGAAATGCTTAATGATGCTGCTGCCATCGCCGAGAGTATACAACCGAAGGGAAACACGCTATCGTCGACCAGTGTCGTGACTCCAATTCCGTTCCTGCTGAAGCATACGTTAAGAGAGTACCAACACATTGGTCTTGATTGGTTAGTGACGATGCACGACCGTAAGCTGAACGGGATTCTGGCTGACGAAATGGGTCTGGGGAAAACGATTCAAACCATATCGTTGCTGGGCCATTTAGCTTGTGTTAAAGGCAACTGGGGTCCGCATTTGATCATTGTTCCTTCCTCGGTTATGCTAAACTGGGAAATGGAGTTCAAGAAATGGTGTCCGGGATTTAAGATTCTTACGTACTATGGTTCCCAGAAAGAGCGAAAACTTAAGCGAACGGGTTGGACAAAGGTCAATGCGTTTCATGTATGCATCACTTCGTACAAGCTGGTTATACAAGATCACCAGAGTTTCAGGCGGAAAAAATGGAAATATCTGATATTGGATGAGgcacaaaacattaaaaatttcaaatcacAACGATGGCAGCTTCTGTTGAACTTTCAAACGGAACAGTGAGTATGGCAACTAATTTTATGCAATTTATGGATGTTGTTTTGATGatgatcaatcaatcaaaattttctGATAAGTCTTGAGAATCTGTTTTAGAAGCTCAAGACTATTCACGAGACGACAATCGAGGCATTTGTCTGATTTTCAATTTAACCTGTTTTGTTGGCATTTGGTTGCTACGTAGAAAATTAATAAActttgtgtttaatttttccTACCAGGCGTCTTTTACTAACTGGAACGCCACTGCAGAACAACCTGATGGAACTGTGGTCGTTGATGCACTTCCTGATGCCACACGTTTTCCAATCTCACAGGGAGTTTAAGGAGTGGTTCTCTAATCCCATGACTGGGATGATTGAAGGCAACTCAGAGTACAACGAGACGATTATCAAGCGCCTTCATAAGGTCTGTAACCTGTACGTAATGTAATATTATGATTATTTTTCCACGTTGTGtcttgtcgttttttttttcgttgtgcTGTCAAATTTTTCGCCCAAACAACCATCGTTGACATACTAGAAACACAGGTTTTTGTTTTAGTTCGATGCGACATTCTGCTCAGTTATCGATTAAAAAGTGTCAGGTGAAAGCGATACAACAATTTTTAATTGATTGAATCTTCGTTTGTTATCTAAAACGTCTATGAAAAGTTAATAATGATGACAAATGGAGCAGTTTTAGGTACCAATCAAAAATGCATTGTTTCATTAACTTTGGattctgtttattttcgttcttTTTTATGTTTGGGATGAAAGgataataatcataatcatactgaaatttgaagaaatagTTTGCTGAGCCATGCATAACCcatgcaaatattttcaggTACTACGGCCATTCCTGTTGCGCCGGTTAAAGTCTGAGGTTGAAAAGCAGATGCCAAAGAAGTATGAGCATATTGTCATGTGTCGGTTGTCCAAGCGACAACGATTTCTCTATGACGATTTCATGAGTCGCGCAAAGTGAGTATTGCTAAACTTTCGTAAATACTAATCAATTCTCAACTATCCAACCAATTTTTACCATAGAACAAAGGAAACCCTTGCCTCCGGTAACTTGCTGAGTGTGATCAATGTGTTGATGCAATTGCGAAAGGTTTGTAACCATCCGAATATGTTCGAGGAACGTCCTACGATATCACCATTTCGAATGGAAGGAATCAATTTCCGAACTGCTTCGCTTGTTTACAATATGCTGAACTACGATCCGTTCACCGTAagtaaaacaatatttttttttttcatacagcgAAATAACACCTCCTATCCTTTATTGCAGCAAATTGATTTGTCTTCCCTGAATCTAGTGTTAGTGCGATTAGAGCTTATATTATCTGCTTACGTGGCACACAGATCACAGCGGTTATGTTTGCCGAAGCGATTAATTGAAGAGATTGATTCCACGCCAGAGTCCGCTCCACGCTGTCCAACAGGAAGATTAAAACTTCACGTCCGAGTGCCCAACATGTCGGTTCAGGAAACCATAAGCAGCAACACGGGCGTTAGAGTTGGTACCAGTCCGGCTATGAAGACTGAAGGAACGAGATTTGTTCCGATTGTAAATTCATCGCTAGTAGATAGGAAACCTCTGATTGAGGAAATCAGAAGTACGCCTGCAACAGCGACAACGATTCCGTTGGACGACGCCCAGTCGTCGATTGTAAATTTACGTAAAAAATGTGATATTCTTAGTGGTAGCAGTAATAGTAGTAATAGTAATCTTAGCAACAGTACTCCGATTAACAGAGTAGGTGCTGGACAAATAGCGCAAATAGTCCATACATCTGCAGGAAGGCAAATCATTCTGACGACTAATAGTAGTGGCCAAATGCTGACGTCCAGTGGTCAACGATTGACCGTTGTTAACCGAACGGGTATCTCAAGTAGTGCAAACTTAACGAGGTTACCTACAGTTCCTCGTGCTGTTTTAGCACCGCAGAATAATCAAAGCTCGACATCATCCGTAGCAAATCCAATATCTTCTTCGCTAGCAGCTTCCATCGTCCAACAGCTTCAGCATCATTCCTATTCAGCCACTGCCAGTCTCACTCCGGAGGAGCTGGAGCAAAAAGCACGCACCGAATTCTATCTTGCCAGTGTGGAAGAATCTCGGAAAGAGCGGAGAGGGCAAATCTTGGAACTTCTTGGACGTATGAACCAGAAACGATGTGATTCAACTCCTATGTACGGTGAAGATTTACGGCATTCTGTCAGTAGAATCTGCAATGAGAGTTACACCGAAGTTGGTTCCGTACCTGTCGTTTCGCTGGGCAACTTTTACTGTCGACAAGCACACCAAAACTCTAGCTGGAGCCTGTCAAATGCAATCAAGACTGTCGAACAACGAACGGAGGACTTCCGGTCGTTGCTCAATAATTTTGTCATTTACGTACCTGCAGTTTGCGCACCCGTGCCAAGTCTCCATGTTTCGCATCCCCATCCTTCTCGACAAAACGAAGAGCAGGAAAATGATGTTCAAATTCAGTTGGCCATAAAACCTACGCTGAAAATATTACATCCGATTATCTCGGCAATGAGTACGCAGGTGAgtgttgaaaattgttaaatccGCTTCTCCTACGCTCTAAAAATCAGTCGTTCAAAAGAAAAAATCCTTTCAATGATTTTTGCAATAGAGCCAGATAAAAAACATGCACTGCATATCCAGCGGATTCTCGTGCTCATCACGAAAAGCCTCTAGAACCTTGCAACAATAATAAATATACACGGAAGCATTACTTTAGTGACTGACGGTTAATTAGCAGTACAGTTTGTCTCTGTTGTAATGCTACATAATTCTTACTAAGTTATTTGTGATTAATgcatgtcttttttttttctacagtttCCCGACCCCCGACTGATTCAATACGATTGTGGCAAGCTGCAAACCTTAGATCGATTGCTGAAACAACTTAAGTCTGGAGGACATCGCGTACTGATCTTCACCCAGATGACACGAATGTTAGACGTGTTAGAAGCTTTTCTCAACTATCATGGTCATATCTATCTGCGGTTGGATGGCACAACAAAGGTTGAGCAACGGCAACTGCTGATGGAGCGGTTTAATGGAGACAAACGAATGTTCGTTTTTATCCTCTCAACGCGGTCCGGCGGGGTTGGCATTAATTTAACCGGAGCGGACACTGTCATATTCTACGATTCCGATTGGAATCCCACGATGGATGCACAAGCTCAAGATCGTTGCCACCGAATAGGACAAACGAGAGACGTACATATTTACCGATTAGTAAGCGAGAAAACTATCGAAGAAAACATCCTTAAGAAGGCCAACCAGAAACGAATGCTTGGCGATTTGGCAATCGAGGGCGGAAATTTCACGACGGCTTACTTCAAGAGTTCTACTATTCAAGATCTGTTTACTGTGGATTGTGTGGAAGAAGATGCATCGACCAGGTTAGCTGAGGTAATCGAACGAGAAAAAGAGCGTAAAGAACGGTTACAGTCGAGTACGATCGCTGGTCCATCTTCAGCCGGTAGCAATAACCCCAATCCCAGTGGAAGTCCCGAGGAAAGTAAATCAGCTATCAATGTATTCGAATCTGCTCTGGCAGCAGCCGAAGATGATCAAGACGTACAGGCGGCGAAGTTTGCCAAGGCGGAAGCATCGGCTGATTTGGAAGAATTTGACGAAAACATCCCGATCGACCAAGAACCACGCGAACAGCGAGAGCCCGAGATGAGTAAAGCAGAAAAGGAAGTGCAAAATCTGATTAGTCAGGTTAGTGTTTTTGATATATGTTGTCCGTTATGAATCCCCTCTGTTAATTTTACTCGAAATATGACGTTTTATTTTACGTGAGCGTTAACCCATacatattgaaaatttcaactgaACTGTTTAGTTGGAATTTATATTTCGTACGGGAATAAAAATTTCGACGATCCAGACCGCGTTCTGTTTACCTTTGGTATAACTGAAAGCTATCATAAATCTCGAACATAAACTATACCTTCTATACTATACtatcacagaacggaaggtcaacttcaggtaaatgatcgaacagaaagtgcacacaaaaaggactgaaaaatgacaattgaattttctgtgctctcgggcaatatatatttgtcgtgtacgttcatgccgctttgccagtggtataatgtggcataatttatccgatgttttgaattgacggttatttcaacagtttaacccgtttaatacaatctattacgttcgatgcaaaaacgttttgggtaaaaattcgcaattattcacatttgtggagtttgtcatattacaatagtgtaacgaaggtattgtaatcgacaaatgttgatttgaaacacgaacaacaatcaatgttattgaaaaatcatgcgttttaaaacgttaatgttgcaattcttctATTTACAATTGTACCATGTGTCTAGAcggctatttttgaaaattgttaaaatttaaaatgcagctcgtgagtttttttttcaactaaagaaagtactttgagtttttaaaaatcatggcacagatggattttttaacgcaaattttcagaatatttataatgaatgaatcacatttttattcgaaaatgaaatttataaactattttcatcctcttataagattatattaaatgttttgtcgattgactctagtccattctggagaatatagattttctTCTCATTGATGTGACATGCGACATGccatttaaacaaaaataagctgaataaggttaattaaaatcaggttagcttctagagcaacgaataatgcgattgtaagaggtaccggtttcattgtgcagtctttttttttaaatgtgataaaaatctaatcgtgattcgaaaaaatgcgctcgagcaggcagaaatctgtaaaaactgcacacattttgagaaagtcataggaaaaaaaaaatgtagttaaccttcccgcataatcaataaccataaaacgtgcctaacaactagttcgcgatatagtttcgactgtatggggtatcgttaaaccatatggattatcatccgtttatggttattgattatgcgggatggagattgaaaaaaaccgcacatacctgcgaatcaaaacaaatcatcgTTTTGCTGACAAATCTGGTATCTTTGCTGACAACCGAAAGTGACAACCTTACAGAACACTAAAAAGGATCCCAAGAGGTTCGTTTCAAGGGGTTTCGAAATGCGTCGTAACCTGAGAATACTCCGAAgtaatcaatgtcatttttttcgagtaatcaaaggtaaccaccaacaatcaatgacaaataaactcaagtacgagtagtaaaaatttattttattttttattcacttttcgggtttcttgcatgcatttgaatgtcgttcccttttgacataagagcgctttttagatggatgagggcccaactaacaaacccccgactaaggagcaaccggtaagcgaatcaccattgtatatcaatagtgccttacctctagcgttcgttcatatatggaaacatttgtataatacataacgcgctcaggggagaggtggaggaaaggtatccagcgaagtgttacactgcataagaccaccatgcaaatttgcgttacttagttgatgggggttttgaaaattgccaaatttcacgttacgtaatatacgaatattctttaagaggactctaaacgagatggtaactagagacttgaaacaaaagatgcgactctcactttatgtaactcgtgttaataatctgattattttcacagttaaaaggagtagattactgaaaaacaataaaggaacAGCTCTACAATCATCTATGCCGGTATctgagtcagctgttttgaagaatgctaggggcaagacactgcgtaacccaataggtgattagtaatcctaacaaaaagaaacaaccggtGTCATCTTGCAACCTGGATTGCTCAACCCAAGCGTGAAAGTCCTTCACTAGTTTGGCTACGAATTTAGTGCAACgagcaaaattcgattgtattcattgtttctaagtgtttatcgttgcattttcagacactcctctagttacatcaaaactctttgaagtcatattatcgttgttgtgatgttggtgtatagaaacatagtaaaacggtatgtcaaaagtacaaccggctatattgcaaaaaaaatgccaaagactaaagttgtttattaaaacaaccgatgaccaaaattcatcgcatcttataatatactatttcgatgcattcaaattataaatctggtaaagctacataccttgctactgatattcattcattttagaagcagttcacaacttgaaacacatgaatttgcgatattcatttgcttagttagtaagaatttattaacaagtagaaaaagttatttgctgtCGCTGGGTGATGCCTCGTCTTCaaccgtacaaaataaaaaaacgcttccccgctcgtgcctacttgttgatcaaaccgtttcaccatgtcctatacgctatggttgggaagttaatgtgataaataaatgatagatattaatatatatatcaaccattaccgaaatatttttcatgaaataaagttgtcaagcccctagaaataatgtgttttcctccttacagatgcttagcagggttaacctgtagtgttttcgccgacagatttataccagtgtgtttgattgatttcgataaaagtagtataaattttgtttattttccgtgtaaaaagcgttctttccacccctagggagcgctgcaaaattcactgagcacttttcgtatcacagatgaccttccgttctgtgataCTATTccagtttaattttttaaccGGCTGTATAGAACAAGTAATTGATGTAACTTTCCGTACCTTTTTTATGGTCAATTTCAGCTAAGTCCTATAGAGCGGTACGCGATGCGATTCGTTGAGGACACCGAAGGAACCTGGACTGCCGTTCGTCTCAAGGCTGTTGAAGCGGAGATCGAACAACAGAAACGCGAATGGGAGGCCAATCGTTTGGCACAACTGAAGCGCGAGGAGGAAGCCGCAAGACAACAGGAAGCAGAAGAGAACGATCTGTTGACGTTCT encodes:
- the LOC129726014 gene encoding helicase domino isoform X2, which gives rise to MNEGDSAGGQKGRTLALPAGTDQRISNISSVGHLPVGPVVASPPMSRSSADERQQFQQLQPMQSTGGLVNKPLHQQQSFTGNVNLIPTAAGIVSYNQQQQQFVSASASSGENILHSPVNNVNNDTGPTVIIRSAVDREVRTQNSIVGTSGNSSSSTGSSGRIVPGGNVHSDSSSNSSANSASAGDIYVQTASSSGTVSGSGVGAGAGLVGLAGSVSPTGRKRLKLESPLAEVEYDISALKKQILEHKYMRLRSIKEKYSEHVAELFFLQSGGTMMEYPIWRKKPHTPAFLNFMRTYKLEPLSSNLEEAGEILKQQSNRSLSSSASAGVSSLPQGAEIKITGVGATPVAVSTQLPAAVAQLSQQGGTPILPDPIGIGASTSIERKKHSSISSNSGGVTASPALGISMLTGAASGSNGAAASGSGNSSGGPAGTVGAGVFRHQQHNGTSSNSVTSGGGGGGGGGGTGGNGGNGGNGGGNGQDQYTNKAKQEVYVIQRIQELQKEGLWSEKRLPKVQEPQRPKAHWDYLLEEMVWLAADFAQERKWKKAAAKKCARMIQKHFQDRAMAAQKAEKAQELQLRRIAAFVAKEIKIFWTNVEKLVEYKQQTKLDEKRKKALDQQLSFIVDQTEKYSQQLVEGMNKTPAVTDRGTSKANSLNSSRISSPQPKNNSDEEFRPDSENSDDDEETIAKAEAEAVETNEEVAALQKESEMDLDDFLKNLPKDYLQNRDKIILSEPADSEKESDDNDKDFSADEDSIDDEDTIMEQEKQEKNEDHKKEIDELNAENEMSIEELMAKYKRLPEQKMEVDSDDSESAQDSESVTTEEESDEDEHSSSDENMATEEQKDDEDVGLKNLLDDEMANKSQSEKDEMLNDAAAIAESIQPKGNTLSSTSVVTPIPFLLKHTLREYQHIGLDWLVTMHDRKLNGILADEMGLGKTIQTISLLGHLACVKGNWGPHLIIVPSSVMLNWEMEFKKWCPGFKILTYYGSQKERKLKRTGWTKVNAFHVCITSYKLVIQDHQSFRRKKWKYLILDEAQNIKNFKSQRWQLLLNFQTEQRLLLTGTPLQNNLMELWSLMHFLMPHVFQSHREFKEWFSNPMTGMIEGNSEYNETIIKRLHKVLRPFLLRRLKSEVEKQMPKKYEHIVMCRLSKRQRFLYDDFMSRAKTKETLASGNLLSVINVLMQLRKVCNHPNMFEERPTISPFRMEGINFRTASLVYNMLNYDPFTQIDLSSLNLVLVRLELILSAYVAHRSQRLCLPKRLIEEIDSTPESAPRCPTGRLKLHVRVPNMSVQETISSNTGVRVGTSPAMKTEGTRFVPIVNSSLVDRKPLIEEIRSTPATATTIPLDDAQSSIVNLRKKCDILSGSSNSSNSNLSNSTPINRVGAGQIAQIVHTSAGRQIILTTNSSGQMLTSSGQRLTVVNRTGISSSANLTRLPTVPRAVLAPQNNQSSTSSVANPISSSLAASIVQQLQHHSYSATASLTPEELEQKARTEFYLASVEESRKERRGQILELLGRMNQKRCDSTPMYGEDLRHSVSRICNESYTEVGSVPVVSLGNFYCRQAHQNSSWSLSNAIKTVEQRTEDFRSLLNNFVIYVPAVCAPVPSLHVSHPHPSRQNEEQENDVQIQLAIKPTLKILHPIISAMSTQFPDPRLIQYDCGKLQTLDRLLKQLKSGGHRVLIFTQMTRMLDVLEAFLNYHGHIYLRLDGTTKVEQRQLLMERFNGDKRMFVFILSTRSGGVGINLTGADTVIFYDSDWNPTMDAQAQDRCHRIGQTRDVHIYRLVSEKTIEENILKKANQKRMLGDLAIEGGNFTTAYFKSSTIQDLFTVDCVEEDASTRLAEVIEREKERKERLQSSTIAGPSSAGSNNPNPSGSPEESKSAINVFESALAAAEDDQDVQAAKFAKAEASADLEEFDENIPIDQEPREQREPEMSKAEKEVQNLISQLSPIERYAMRFVEDTEGTWTAVRLKAVEAEIEQQKREWEANRLAQLKREEEAARQQEAEENDLLTFSREDAQNQIWISDNTMEKMPMWCPPTPPQDDNDIYIDYSLGFLYERDIIPESQLPAVYVKKEYKRSRSEAGFYPDGRRPVKIRKEDTYYAPRSLFDRPSPQIAKLRKDYKLQRYKGIIKPFPLAGLKPTMPVKQLVEPEGMPEWMIHEDMAMLNVIQNLQGLPLNLMLVSPGHTPNWDLVADIVNQSSRTYRLPKQCRYRYEAVIIPREEGKLLESPKKQKKSKNPLKQSPSKGLRAMRTAQLFTGDGNNSYIKLAKQKFDNLKLAFSKKAPQAKQVIANPQLKNPKHAAVLVEYGITNYDAPLTPVEIATRRAERMSKEKQKNAVMMQGQEQLVQQQQQQQAQQQAQQQQQQQAQVQVQVAQQVQVAQPQPHVIQQQVPQQIQIQQHTQHVSTGTPGGQVQQATIVVCGVGTNTSPTVATLVQAPSIQAGRSQPVVNICPTPSQQQIVKAIVASQANQNLLTQQLAVAQNNPQQQVSVVLTTPVTTISANSVQLSQPQIVSIHQSSPQIIQSSPSVTQSSNSIVQTLATQSLPQVVSVAQLATVGTVMTTGTPIQQSQVATLTTSALRAQRIVAPPGTLQEVVLHQRSGSQSPTVVSVSGLGQGLTQAQLQTAQLRLSMAGQQVSGVVAKGISVGTVTSAGKPINTSQIQFYRQQPIRQQLKVLHPSAAGQGGTTTVLQQATGQPTLVSPAIIQGNIIQTGTVGQTVQVQQAAQKVSVTSVGNAAASGTVTQTGTIATVQVAPGQQRTQFIKQVGTKQMITTRQVTENEMQLMVKRQIISQQHKPQLIPQAQIFAPANLQVQQAGTSSQQIATLVKTSSGTVAATGMTLSQVKAGQIKTISNQSQVRQLQLQQQIIAAQQRKSGGKMTQITQVAGKAGQPTQLFVQGPKNLPAGTVTVQQIQQVIRHAQPASLGTGGQIVLGKTSVGRVIPVSVSQQANQRQTIQVVTATSAAQAIAAGNIRAHVPTQNIGTIKVAAGATPAQQQQAILTALQNQQNQRQNASPVRLQTSGGSLVAVTVQQSQAVAATASSELQQQQTQQLTVAAAQSQQQAQSQTATQQVLQIQAQPQQIITAVSGAVADGTSTVVSAQQQTQLVAQQQQQQQVQQSAVVQQQVSMIKKKQSPSGK